Proteins co-encoded in one Chrysemys picta bellii isolate R12L10 chromosome 13, ASM1138683v2, whole genome shotgun sequence genomic window:
- the BLCAP gene encoding bladder cancer-associated protein, whose translation MYCLQWLLPVLLIPKPLNPALWFSHSMFMGFYLLSFLLERKPCTICALVFLAALFLICYSCWGNCFLYHCSGSQLPESAHDPSIVGT comes from the coding sequence ATGTACTGCCTTCAGTGGTTACTGCCTGTCCTCCTCATTCCTAAGCCCCTCAACCCGGCTTTGTGGTTCAGTCACTCAATGTTCATGGGCTTCTATCTGCTGAGTTTCCTCCTGGAGCGGAAGCCATGCACAATCTGTGCCTTGGTCTTCCTGGCAGCCTTGTTCCTCATCTGCTACAGCTGCTGGGGGAACTGCTTCTTGTATCACTGCAGTGGCTCCCAGCTGCCTGAGTCTGCTCATGATCCCAGCATAGTCGGTACCTAG